One part of the Phragmites australis chromosome 3, lpPhrAust1.1, whole genome shotgun sequence genome encodes these proteins:
- the LOC133911757 gene encoding pentatricopeptide repeat-containing protein DOT4, chloroplastic-like gives MYGHHHACSTSPPAAGDRRAVPFDPLSLPRLLLSVAAAPTVPVPALHAAGLKLGVLPSSLPASNALISAYSLAGLLPSALRAFSLLPRPSTASYTTVLSALSRHGRPQEALSLFAASTVAPDAELLSCLVSCCRRTSAFLPARAAHAYGVKNVAALAFYASAGPALVSLYARHGKVDAARRAFGYMDGEDVVSWNAMIGGFANAGMDTEAWDCFRDMRMRGVRGNARTAVAVLGACDLESGRQIHGYMVRSYDCCSKAILWNALMSMYSHVGCVSDAERVFLEIERKDVVSWNVMIGAFAKNGYGERALELVDMMAQCGMQPDSMTFTAVLMACCHGGLVDEGLALFQRFVSVVGLVPTMEQCACIVDLLARAGRFMEALEFINRMPMKPNAIVWGALLSGSRMHHSVEFARIAFEQLVQVEPENAGNFVTMSNIYANSGMIEDAKRVRMMIDREELVKPSGQSSVEVL, from the coding sequence ATGTACGGACACCACCACGCGTGCTCGAcctcgccgcccgccgccggcgaccGCCGCGCCGTCCCCTTCGACCCACTCTCCctcccccgcctcctcctctccgtcgccgccgccccgACCGTCCCGGTCCCGGCCCTCCACGCGGCGGGCCTCAAGCTCGGcgtcctcccctcctccctgcCGGCCTCCAACGCCCTCATCTCCGCCTACTCCCTCGCGGGCCTCCTCCCCTCCGCGCTCCgcgccttctccctcctcccgcGCCCGTCCACCGCCTCCTACACCACCGTCCTCTCCGCGCTCTCCCGCCACGGTCGACCCCAGGAGGCCCTCTCCCTCTTCGCCGCCTCCACAGTCGCCCCTGACGCTGAGCTGCTCTCCTGCCTCGTCTCCTGCTGCCGCCGCACGTCCGCCTTTCTCCCCGCGCGCGCGGCGCACGCTTACGGCGTCAAGAACGTTGCGGCGCTAGCCTTCTATGCCTCGGCCGGCCCAGCGCTGGTCTCCCTGTATGCGAGGCATGGGAAGGTGGACGCGGCCAGGAGGGCGTTTGGTTACATGGACGGCGAGGACGTGGTGTCCTGGAACGCGATGATCGGGGGGTTCGCTAACGCCGGGATGGACACTGAGGCGTGGGACTGCTTCCGGGATATGCGCATGCGAGGTGTTCGAGGGAATGCCCGCACAGCTGTGGCGGTTCTGGGGGCTTGTGATTTGGAGTCTGGCAGGCAGATCCACGGATACATGGTGAGAAGCTATGATTGTTGTTCAAAAGCCATTTTGTGGAATGCGTTGATGAGCATGTATTCGCACGTTGGTTGTGTCAGCGATGCAGAGCGGGTGTTCTTGGAGATTGAACGGAAGGATGTTGTGTCATGGAACGTTATGATCGGGGCATTTGCAAAGAATGGATATGGAGAAAGGGCCCTTGAGCTTGTGGACATGATGGCGCAGTGCGGGATGCAGCCAGACTCTATGACATTCACAGCCGTTCTCATGGCATGCTGCCATGGTGGTTTGGTCGATGAAGGGCTTGCACTATTCCAGCGCTTTGTGTCAGTTGTTGGTCTCGTCCCAACTATGGAGCAGTGCGCCTGCATTGTGGATTTGCTTGCACGTGCTGGGAGGTTCATGGAGGCATTGGAATTTATCAATCGGATGCCAATGAAACCGAATGCAATTGTCTGGGGTGCTTTACTGTCTGGAAGTAGGATGCACCACAGTGTGGAATTTGCAAGGATTGCATTTGAGCAGCTGGTTCAGGTAGAGCCAGAGAACGCTGGGAATTTTGTGACGATGTCAAACATATATGCAAATTCTGGAATGATAGAGGATGCAAAGAGAGTGAGGATGATGATTGACAGGGAAGAGTTAGTGAAGCCTTCTGGACAGAGCTCTGTGGAAGTTCTGTGA